The sequence ATGCTTGGCTTCCCTTAAAGAAGATTAAAGGAACTTATAAATGACATGGAAAGGGGAAAGGGAAGGCTTTTTCCATCCTCCTGGATTGCAGAATTACAACAAAACAGATGAATCATGGAAGGATGGAGAATCCTGGAACAGTGAATTCCAATTGTGGGAGCCATATGTTGCCTGTTCTTGAAGTGTAGAATATGAATgaatatttcaatttctatAAATGTGACTTCCTCTGATGTGAAGCATCTTTCTTTGCAGTCTTTAAATGCCCAATCGAGAGCATTGCTAATGCAGAAGCTGGATCGCACTGGTATTGCCACAAGGTTTGTCTTCATTATTCTTCACTGATTTCAGATAATTATGTCATGATCTTGTTTCTGATTGTTTCTCTTTTGGCAGTATTGCGGGGTCTCTTGGAGTTCCAGTGCTGAATGGGTCAGCACCAAATCAACGAGCTGGTACTTTGCCGATCAATGGTCAAGCGGCAGTCTCTGCTCCAATTCTTCCGGCTACAGTTATGCCGTTTGCAGTCACCGAACCCATTGGAAACCCCAGTGAATGTCTACTATTAAAGAATATGTTTGATCCAGCCACTGAGGTCTCTGCTCTTTGGTAAAGATTGTTCTGCTTTCCttcgaagaaaaaaaatttgttttgaaatttaatattatattgcAGAGGGAGCCAGATTTTGATATAGACATTAAAGACGATGTTGAAGAAGAATGCTCGAAATGTGGCCGGGTGAAGCATATATACGTGGACAAGTAagtacataaatatatatatacatactggaaatgaaaatatattataaatatcttGTTTGTGTGACAGTATTGGAAGATGTCATTTGTATTAATGAAAATATCTTACAAATTTGGGCATGGCACAGATTGGTTTTGGAGGTAGGTTGAGGCCCAAGCTTCCAACCAACCAGACCTTACCGGTTTGGGAAAATTGGAAACTGAAACTGACTGAAGAAATTTCAACCAAGCTACCCCAACCCGATTCAATAAGGGTCGGGTTGTTCAGTTTCTGGGTTGTGCTTGAGCATAGAAGCATTTAAAAAACAACGTAACCCACAAGAAGACTACAGCACTTGAAATAGAGAGAAACCAGAAACAACTTGTTTTGATTtaaagcagaaaaaaaaaaaagaaaaaaaaaaaagaggctgttagagagagggagagagaccATAAGACGGGGTGtgcaaaggaaaaatatgaagcATGAAAGCACATACTGAACAAAAACAATCTCCCGTTGGACATAAAATCAAGCATGCAGCGCATATTGAGTTTGTTATTCTTCAacagtaaaaataaaaaaaatcctaaatcaCCTCAATAGATAAAGCACAGTGGATAATGAGAATCAATAGGGGTCATTGAATGACTGGTGAGACTTGATGGGATGGAAGACTTAGGGAAGAGAAACTAGTagggggtggtggtggttggttgaaaatattttaaacatttaaGAGTGGGACAAGGACCAACCTGCATCTCCCACTGCGGTTGGACAGGTGTGTCTGGTTCATTAGAAATTCACCTGCCTCAATACAAATTGATAAGATGAGTTTACATATTGCACTAGTCAAAACCTTTAGTTGTCACATTTGCATCTTGCATCTGATAATGTAATTGTTACTTTTGTCACTTTATTAGCCTTGAGGGAGCCCCCTTTTAAAATCCTTTGGTGTGTTTATAGTACTTTCTAAGCATAAACAGTAGAGCGAAAGGAGGATTGGATAGCTCCTCCAAACCCTTATGACAGAGAACTCGAACATAAGTTTAGTTTCGCTGAGtaatgaaatattttaatattttcctGGTTAAGAAACAAGGGTTTTGTTAGAATGCTCTCCATTTTCCGATATTATTTCAGTTTGATGATGTGGACAACTGCTTAGAGTACACAGGCTATTCATGCAAGCATGTGTTTGCATACATGTTTGATATGAGAGAGGAGGATGTGgatttcaaaatttgagaaGTTCTTTTCCatcctttgttttgtttaaatgCAGAAACACTGCTGGTTTTGTGTATTTGCGGTTTGAAACTGTGGAAGCAGCAGCTGCAGCGCAACAATCTATGCATTTGAGATGGTTTGCAGGCAGGCAGATTTCAGCCCTGTTCATGGTAATGTACCTCACCCCTGACGGAAgtttatttttccatttctgATGTCAAATATGCTTTTGGTAATTCTTGCATGGgtctaaaataataaagtacTAAAGACCTTGTGGACACACCTAGAACTGAACTCCCTGATGGATTTTGAATCCATAGGTTTTACAAGATGCATTGACTTTACCTTTTGGAGTTCTTTGTTGTACCTGTTTAATTGAATGAATTATATTGTTTCTCATTGACATTTGGTCTGTGCTGCAGCAACCGCAAGTGTACGAGGCCAGGTTTGGAGCTTAGAATGGAGTCGAAGTGTCTTTGTGGAGTTGTTTTTAGTTTACAGCTAGTCATTTCTTTGTCCTTTTAGGATACAAAATTTCCTAGTTTTGATCCTTACACATGTATGATTACATCGAATGCATGACACTCACTTGGTGGAAGAAAGTGTGTAATTTTGTACTCCAACCGTCTGTTTTATATCATTAACTAATATTAAAGTTTAATTTATCTGTGCTGGTGTTTTTAATCTTACAAACTCCCCGTTATTTTCACCTTTGGGAATGGCGTTGTCAAACAATATGCGTAGTGCCGGAGACACCAACCGGCCCGAACTTCTAATTAACAGCCCGCCCACTTCCATAGAACAATATTGTGGCAACGTAGACCTAAGTGGTCATTTTGGATCCTTGGGAACATGTTCATAAGATACCAACTAGGGGTGGGAAAAACCGAAGGGAGCTTCTATAgtgagtggaaagttataaagggtgtttttgaggggtatgtaagagccgttggatttcatccaacggtgagtttttaaaagaggtTGCATGTAGAATCGGGTTGAAATCTAACCcgttagaaacccaacttcagttgttcccctctttccctctctgtgaaaaactcaagaacacaatcctctctttttgaatgtaaagcaaacccacaattagaaggatccaaatctcccaaaccTTATAGTCACTCGATTGTCATTAGCTCCTTGGGAGGCCTGCGATCTATGGTATCCTCGGTATTACGAAGAATGGCTCTTACCTAGctgttgccctgttttgattctatggctcaagtgaaaaccccttctctttttcattcagctgacaagattccagatgaaagcaaagtagcatatctctttttgtagctagaagccgtagcagcagttgttcctcgattttggtagagatggagtctcaaataccaaagagtcttctctaatgtccaccacattctcTCAAGCTGACTGACTTCAGAGCtcccgattgattttgagaggtaagttcacttgctggattgattttattgggtttggtttattttttgtgagggtgggaaattggtcatttgtggcatcaataatgcgtcatttttggaatcaataatgtgtcatttccttatgaatattcaatatacttagttcattgttgttggtcggggtggaaaattatgaaatgtaggtaaaagaacctaaacttaggcttaatgacattaggagtaagcatttggagaggatattgggtgaagttctgtaattggtggtttgaattacatttgtgttcttagttgaacatgttggttctaatgttatttttaccagattatttcacaagagatgacgtaacttttatgaaattttgcttgcgttttgtgtaatcggaagttaggctatgcgtattttgtgtcaatttgggcaatgttttgtgtaagtggaatgcattgatatgttgtgatgcagtaatgactgattaatgaatgaataattgcTATGCAGTAATATAGAAGTGGATCAATAATATACGTAGATAAAATGTCTGGGGGCTCAGAGAGTGATGAATGTGCAACAGCTAATGGGAGGGTTTATATTcctgaagtaagaaatgaggaaacaccagcagttgggatgaagtttgactcgcttgacctcgtttacaatttctataatagatatgcattcttggctggctttggtattcgacttcattccagcttttgggggaaaaataagaaagagattttgaggaaagaatttgtatgttgcaaacaaggtGCATACAGGAGGGATGAAActcgggagagaaaaagacaacggggaataagtagatgcaattgcaaagctaagattgtggttgtgaagacaaatgggagcaagaagtataccatatctctttttgcagagggacacaatcataagatgacaccctcagaaagaatgcatttattgagatcacaccgtcatatttcagattctacaaaagtactcacaaaaaagttgggttcagttaatattcccattcatcagaaggtaagtatttttgaggtgcaatccggaggaatggataaaattggttttatcaaaaaagatatctacaatcttgaatgtagtgtgaatgggaagctgaggaaccacgatgttgaactagtgaccgagtattttatggctgaacagaaaaaaaatgaggctttttatttcaagattgagggagatgggcatgacaggtttagtcgatgtttttgggcagatgcaacttctagacgggcgtatgggttttatggagatgttgttgtattcgataccacattcaacacgaatcgatacgacttgacatttgcaccaatgttgggagttAATAACCATGGTCAGACAATTGTTTTAGCATGCGCATTTTTGAGCAAGGAAACGACTGAGCcgtttgtttggatgtttgaggAGTTTAAGAAAGCCATGCCAGGTGGGGAACCTAAAACGATCattacagatcaagatgcGGCAATGGCCATAGCGATTTCAATAGCCTTCCCGACTACATTTCATCGACTTTGCATATGGCACATCACATCAAAGTTCTCTGTTAAGTTACCACGTGACGCTTATAAGGAGTATTGGCGTGAATTTCAGAAAGCCATATGGGATACTGACAAtaaggatgagtttgatgcaaaatggaatattgtggttacaaaggctggtttgactgaccatccatggctaagttcaatgtttgatttaagggaatcttgggttccagcctacgcacgacaattttttgccgctggaatgtcaagcagccaaagagcggaaggttctcatggttttttcaagcaatacatatcaaggagaaattcgttGATGGATTTCATAATACGATTTGAGAGGGCACTTTCTCATCAACGTGAAAAAGAGTTAGTTGCTGATCACGTAGATGCATTTGAAGTGGCTCAATGTCTTCTACCGATgccaatgaacaaacaaatggctaccttgtacacaaggacaatgtttcaaaagtttgagcaaGAACTAATACAAAGTACAGCATGTTTCCTAGAGCTCAAAACAGAGGATGCTTGTAAAGTTGTCTTTAACGTGagcgaaaggaaaaattgggaaacaagagTGGCAGAAGTCGTATATGTCAAAGATTCTGACCACGCATCGTGTAGCTgcaaaagatttgaatttgttggaattatttgcaagcacatcctagcattgttcagaagggaccagattgaatatatgcccgaaaaatatattttgaagaggtggaagaaaacTGCGAAATGTGGATTGGTGTCAGATGCAAATGGCAACGAAATTAAAGACTGTGCAGATCCTGGCTTTTAATAAAGCGGAGTACAATGTCTCGACTTGCTTCAGATGTGGTTGAGGATGCATtaatgagtgaagaaggatgtgagCTACTGTCAGAGACTCTAAAAAGTTTGcaggtgaagttgaagttgttgaaggatggaccaagtaataacgaagttggagggtccagctctcaaacacaatatatgaaagaccCTAAGAGAGTGAGGTGCAAAGGAAGGTCGAAAGGAGTAATgggagcaaaggaaaaggcaatgaagcgagggattagacactgtcgggagtgtggacacattggtcatgatagaagacaatgcccagccttgaacacaccgtaagatgctaacactatttgtaataacatctaaaatttgaataggtaaattttttatgtgcttgtgtttgatgtttatgcaGGACATCACCGTCGAACAATGACGAATCAACTCCA comes from Prunus dulcis chromosome 6, ALMONDv2, whole genome shotgun sequence and encodes:
- the LOC117630330 gene encoding protein FAR1-RELATED SEQUENCE 6-like; the protein is MLGVNNHGQTIVLACAFLSKETTEPFVWMFEEFKKAMPGGEPKTIITDQDAAMAIAISIAFPTTFHRLCIWHITSKFSVKLPRDAYKEYWREFQKAIWDTDNKDEFDAKWNIVVTKAGLTDHPWLSTMSRLASDVVEDALMSEEGCELLSETLKSLQVKLKLLKDGPSNNEVGGSSSQTQYMKDPKRVRCKGRSKGVMGAKEKAMKRGIRHCRECGHIGHDRRQCPALNTPTSPSNNDESTPIHRSDPLFDDFDRMHGPSE